One genomic segment of Hordeum vulgare subsp. vulgare chromosome 2H, MorexV3_pseudomolecules_assembly, whole genome shotgun sequence includes these proteins:
- the LOC123425777 gene encoding pentatricopeptide repeat-containing protein CRP1, chloroplastic isoform X2 produces the protein MPASLLPPTFLPHHHQRQRLRLPVPSCTTSSVSVSVSAAGPASRYDFEPLLAYLSDPSTVASLTSPSPPPSVPAPERRLAASYSAVPSHEWHALLRGLAASDASLPLAFALLPFLQRHRLCFPLDLLLSSLIHSLSVSGRLLPHSLLLSFPPSLSDPPSPLLLNSLLAASAAASRPAIALRLLALIREHNFLPDLASYSHLLASLLNTRDPPDAAILERLLGDLRDSRLEPDAPLFSDLISAFARAALPDAALELLASAQAIGLTPRSNAVTALISALGIAGRVPEAEALFLEFFLAGEIKPRTRAYNALLKGYVKIGSLKNAEHVLDEMSECGVAPDEATYSLLVDAYTRAGRWESARILLKEMEADGVKPSSYVFSRILAGFRDRGDWQKAFAVLREMHASGVQPDRHFYNVMIDTFGKYNCLGHAMDVFNRMRGEGIEPDVVTWNTLIDAHCKGGRHDCAMELFKEMRESNCPPGTTTYNIMINLLGEQERWVGVETMMSEMKEQGLVPNIITYTTLVDVYGRSGRYKEAIDCIEAMKADGLKPSPTMYHALVNAYAQRGLADHALNVVKAMRADGLEASTVVLNSLINAFGEDRRVVEAFSVLQFMKENDFRPDVITYTTLMKALIRVEQFDKVKLHLPDR, from the exons ATGCCCGCCTCCCTCCTTCCCCCGACCTtcctcccccaccaccaccagcGCCAGCGCCTCCGCCTCCCCGTACCCAGCTGCACCACCTCCTCggtctccgtctccgtctccgccgccggccCCGCCAGCCGCTACGACTTCGAGCCGCTGCTCGCCTACCTGTCCGACCCCTCCACCGTCGCCTCGCTCACGTCGCCGTCCCCTCCGCCCTCGGTGCCCGCCCCCGAGCGCCGCCTCGCCGCGTCCTACTCCGCCGTGCCGTCGCACGAGTGGCACGCTCTGCTCCGGGGCCTCGCCGCCAGCGACGCGTCCCTGCCGCTCGCCTTCGCGCTGCTCCCCTTCCTCCAGCGCCACCGCCTCTGCTTCCCGCTCGACCTGCTCCTCTCCTCACTCATCCACTCGCTCTCCGTCTCCGGCCGCCTGCTCCCGCACTCGCTGCTGCTCTCCTTCCCGCCCTCCCTCTCCGACCCGCCCTCCCCGCTGCTGCTCAActccctcctcgccgcctccgccgcggcctcccgCCCCGCCATCGCGCTGCGGCTCCTCGCGCTCATCCGCGAGCACAACTTCCTCCCGGACCTCGCCTCCTACTCGCACCTCCTCGCATCGCTGCTCAACACGCGGGACCCGCCCGACGCCGCCATCCTCGAGCGACTCCTCGGTGACCTCAGGGACTCGCGCCTCGAGCCGGACGCGCCCCTCTTCTCCGACCTCATCTCCGCCTTCGCGCGGGCCGCGCTCCCGGACGCAGCACTCGAGCTCCTCGCCTCCGCGCAGGCCATCGGGCTCACGCCACGCTCCAATGCCGTCACCGCGCTCATCTCCGCGCTCGGCATCGCCGGTCGCGTGCCCGAGGCTGAAGCGCTATTCCTGGAATTCTTCCTTGCCGGGGAAATCAAACCGAGGACACGCGCCTACAACGCGCTGCTCAAAGGGTATGTCAAAATTGGGTCGCTCAAGAACGCTGAGCACGTGCTCGATGAAATGTCTGAGTGCGGGGTTGCGCCCGATGAGGCCACTTACAGCTTGCTCGTGGACGCTTACACGAGGGCTGGAAGATGGGAGAGTGCAAGGATACTGCTCAAGGAGATGGAAGCTGATGGAGTTAAACCGAGCTCGTATGTGTTCAGCCGGATCCTCGCGGGGTTCCGTGATAGGGGTGATTGGCAGAAGGCATTTGCGGTGCTACGTGAGATGCATGCAAGCGGTGTGCAGCCGGATCGGCATTTCTACAATGTCatgatagatacatttgggaagtACAATTGCCTTGGCCACGCCATGGATGTGTTTAATCGGATGCGAGGAGAAGGGATTGAACcggatgttgtcacatggaacacACTTATTGATGCGCATTGTAAGGGAGGGCGGCATGATTGCGCCATGGAGCTGTTTAAGGAGATGCGTGAAAGTAACTGCCCACCAGGCACGACCACATATAACATCATGATCAATTTGCTTGGTGAACAAGAGCGATGGGTGGGGGTGGAAACAATGATGTCAGAGATGAAGGAGCAGGGCTTGGTTCCCAACATTATCACCTACACTACACTTGTGGATGTGTATGGGAGGTCTGGTAGGTACAAGGAGGCAATTGATTGCATTGAGGCGATGAAAGCTGACGGACTGAAGCCATCGCCCACCATGTACCATGCCCTTGTCAATGCATATGCCCAAAGG GGTTTAGCAGACCATGCATTAAATGTAGTCAAGGCCATGAGAGCGGATGGACTTGAGGCTAGCACAGTAGTGCTCAACTCATTGATTAACGCCTTTGGTGAGGATAGAAGGGTTGTTGAAGCATTCTCCGTGCTTCAATTCATGAAGGAAAAT GATTTTAGGCCTGACGTTATTACATACACGACACTAATGAAAGCACTAATCCGTGTTGAGCAGTTTGACAAG GTCAAGCTCCATCTGCCTGACAGATAA
- the LOC123425777 gene encoding pentatricopeptide repeat-containing protein CRP1, chloroplastic isoform X1: MPASLLPPTFLPHHHQRQRLRLPVPSCTTSSVSVSVSAAGPASRYDFEPLLAYLSDPSTVASLTSPSPPPSVPAPERRLAASYSAVPSHEWHALLRGLAASDASLPLAFALLPFLQRHRLCFPLDLLLSSLIHSLSVSGRLLPHSLLLSFPPSLSDPPSPLLLNSLLAASAAASRPAIALRLLALIREHNFLPDLASYSHLLASLLNTRDPPDAAILERLLGDLRDSRLEPDAPLFSDLISAFARAALPDAALELLASAQAIGLTPRSNAVTALISALGIAGRVPEAEALFLEFFLAGEIKPRTRAYNALLKGYVKIGSLKNAEHVLDEMSECGVAPDEATYSLLVDAYTRAGRWESARILLKEMEADGVKPSSYVFSRILAGFRDRGDWQKAFAVLREMHASGVQPDRHFYNVMIDTFGKYNCLGHAMDVFNRMRGEGIEPDVVTWNTLIDAHCKGGRHDCAMELFKEMRESNCPPGTTTYNIMINLLGEQERWVGVETMMSEMKEQGLVPNIITYTTLVDVYGRSGRYKEAIDCIEAMKADGLKPSPTMYHALVNAYAQRGLADHALNVVKAMRADGLEASTVVLNSLINAFGEDRRVVEAFSVLQFMKENDFRPDVITYTTLMKALIRVEQFDKVPVIYEEMITSGCAPDRKARAMLRSALRYMKHTRVA; encoded by the exons ATGCCCGCCTCCCTCCTTCCCCCGACCTtcctcccccaccaccaccagcGCCAGCGCCTCCGCCTCCCCGTACCCAGCTGCACCACCTCCTCggtctccgtctccgtctccgccgccggccCCGCCAGCCGCTACGACTTCGAGCCGCTGCTCGCCTACCTGTCCGACCCCTCCACCGTCGCCTCGCTCACGTCGCCGTCCCCTCCGCCCTCGGTGCCCGCCCCCGAGCGCCGCCTCGCCGCGTCCTACTCCGCCGTGCCGTCGCACGAGTGGCACGCTCTGCTCCGGGGCCTCGCCGCCAGCGACGCGTCCCTGCCGCTCGCCTTCGCGCTGCTCCCCTTCCTCCAGCGCCACCGCCTCTGCTTCCCGCTCGACCTGCTCCTCTCCTCACTCATCCACTCGCTCTCCGTCTCCGGCCGCCTGCTCCCGCACTCGCTGCTGCTCTCCTTCCCGCCCTCCCTCTCCGACCCGCCCTCCCCGCTGCTGCTCAActccctcctcgccgcctccgccgcggcctcccgCCCCGCCATCGCGCTGCGGCTCCTCGCGCTCATCCGCGAGCACAACTTCCTCCCGGACCTCGCCTCCTACTCGCACCTCCTCGCATCGCTGCTCAACACGCGGGACCCGCCCGACGCCGCCATCCTCGAGCGACTCCTCGGTGACCTCAGGGACTCGCGCCTCGAGCCGGACGCGCCCCTCTTCTCCGACCTCATCTCCGCCTTCGCGCGGGCCGCGCTCCCGGACGCAGCACTCGAGCTCCTCGCCTCCGCGCAGGCCATCGGGCTCACGCCACGCTCCAATGCCGTCACCGCGCTCATCTCCGCGCTCGGCATCGCCGGTCGCGTGCCCGAGGCTGAAGCGCTATTCCTGGAATTCTTCCTTGCCGGGGAAATCAAACCGAGGACACGCGCCTACAACGCGCTGCTCAAAGGGTATGTCAAAATTGGGTCGCTCAAGAACGCTGAGCACGTGCTCGATGAAATGTCTGAGTGCGGGGTTGCGCCCGATGAGGCCACTTACAGCTTGCTCGTGGACGCTTACACGAGGGCTGGAAGATGGGAGAGTGCAAGGATACTGCTCAAGGAGATGGAAGCTGATGGAGTTAAACCGAGCTCGTATGTGTTCAGCCGGATCCTCGCGGGGTTCCGTGATAGGGGTGATTGGCAGAAGGCATTTGCGGTGCTACGTGAGATGCATGCAAGCGGTGTGCAGCCGGATCGGCATTTCTACAATGTCatgatagatacatttgggaagtACAATTGCCTTGGCCACGCCATGGATGTGTTTAATCGGATGCGAGGAGAAGGGATTGAACcggatgttgtcacatggaacacACTTATTGATGCGCATTGTAAGGGAGGGCGGCATGATTGCGCCATGGAGCTGTTTAAGGAGATGCGTGAAAGTAACTGCCCACCAGGCACGACCACATATAACATCATGATCAATTTGCTTGGTGAACAAGAGCGATGGGTGGGGGTGGAAACAATGATGTCAGAGATGAAGGAGCAGGGCTTGGTTCCCAACATTATCACCTACACTACACTTGTGGATGTGTATGGGAGGTCTGGTAGGTACAAGGAGGCAATTGATTGCATTGAGGCGATGAAAGCTGACGGACTGAAGCCATCGCCCACCATGTACCATGCCCTTGTCAATGCATATGCCCAAAGG GGTTTAGCAGACCATGCATTAAATGTAGTCAAGGCCATGAGAGCGGATGGACTTGAGGCTAGCACAGTAGTGCTCAACTCATTGATTAACGCCTTTGGTGAGGATAGAAGGGTTGTTGAAGCATTCTCCGTGCTTCAATTCATGAAGGAAAAT GATTTTAGGCCTGACGTTATTACATACACGACACTAATGAAAGCACTAATCCGTGTTGAGCAGTTTGACAAG GTTCCAGTCATCTACGAAGAAATGATTACGTCAGGATGTGCCCCTGACCGCAAAGCTAGAGCAATGCTGCGTTCAGCTTTAAGATATATGAAACACACGAGGGTTGCATAG